A region of Solea solea chromosome 7, fSolSol10.1, whole genome shotgun sequence DNA encodes the following proteins:
- the slc25a15a gene encoding solute carrier family 25 member 15a, producing MAPHPAVQAIIDFTAGAAGGTACVLSGQPFDTAKVKMQTFPSMYRSFVHCFASIYRQVGLRGLYKGTTPALIANISENAVLFLSYGLCQDAVRLMSRMDKGAELSDIQMASAGSLASIFSAMALCPTELVKCRMQAMHEMEASGKVTSGQRSTVWSVVKTVLRTNGPLGFYQGLTSTVVREMPGYFCFFGAYELCRSTFATHMGTDKDGIGILPLMFSGGFGGACLWLVIYPIDSVKSRIQVHSLAGRQEGFRKTFLGIVRTEGFPALYSGLTPTMIRTFPANGALFLAYEFTRKSLMEAAGA from the exons ATGGCTCCACACCCTGCAGTCCAGGCTATCATTGACTTCACGGCTGGAGCAGCAG GCGGGACGGCCTGTGTGCTGAGTGGTCAGCCGTTTGACACGGCAAAGGTGAAGATGCAGACGTTCCCCTCCATGTACCGCAGCTTCGTCCACTGCTTCGCGTCCATCTACAGACAGGTGGGACTGCGCGGCCTCTACAAAGGCACCACACCGGCACTGATAGCCAACATCTCTGAGAACGCTGTGCTCTTCCTGAGCTATGGCCTCTGTCAGGACGCCGTCCGCCTCATGTCCCGGATGGACAAAGGAGCAGAACTCAG CGATATTCAGATGGCATCAGCGGGATCTTTAGCCTCCATCTTCTCTGCCATGGCGTTGTGTCCCACTGAGCTGGTGAAGTGTCGCATGCAGGCCATGCATGAAATGGAAGCGTCCGGCAAGGTCACGAGTGGACAGAGGAG CACCGTGTGGTCAGTAGTGAAAACGGTGCTGAGAACCAACGGCCCTCTGGGCTTTTACCAGGGACTGACGTCCACCGTCGTGAGGGAGATGCCGGGATACTTCTGCTTCTTTGGGGCCTACGAACTGTGTCGGTCCACGTTTGCAACGCACATGGGCACAGATAAAGACGGTATAG GTATTCTTCCGCTCATGTTCAGCGGCGGATTTGGGGGAGCTTGTCTTTGGCTGGTGATTTATCCCATAGACTCTGTAAAGTCCAGGATCCAGGTGCACTCCTTAGCCGGGAGGCAAGAGGGCTTCAGGAAAACCTTCCTGGGCATCGTACGCACCGAAG GTTTCCCTGCTCTGTACTCTGGCCTCACTCCTACCATGATACGCACCTTCCCTGCCAACGGCGCCCTCTTCCTGGCTTATGAGTTCACTCGCAAGAGTCTGATGGAAGCAGCTGGCGCCTGA
- the stoml3a gene encoding stomatin (EPB72)-like 3a produces MISTTSSTAEMVTQGKLQINAVDNVEDKTAGKLGCCGWLLVIISLLFIIPLFPITLFMCVKIVQEYERAVIFRLGRIIDRKPKGPGLFFVLPCTDTFVKVDLRTVSFDIPPQEILTKDSVTVSVDGVVYFRIHCPISAVANVSNAHLSTRLLAQTTLRNALGTKNLSELLSDREGISLSMQESLDEATDPWGIKVERVEIKDVKLPQQLQRAMAAEAEASREARAKIIAAEGEMKASRALKEAALVIAEAPSALQLRYLQTLNAIAAEKNSTIIFPLPMDMLQGFMPSK; encoded by the exons ATGATCTCCACCACATCCAGCACAGCAGAGATGGTCACGCAGGGGAAACTTCAGATCAACGCTGTGGACAACGTTGAAG ATAAAACAGCAGGCAAACTGGGATGTTGTGGCTGGCTGTTGGTCATCATatccctcctcttcatcattccTCTCTTCCCAATCACGCTTTTTATGTGTGTTAAG ATTGTGCAGGAATATGAGCGAGCCGTCATTTTCAGACTCGGCCGGATCATTGACAGGAAGCCTAAAGGACCAG gacttttctttgtgttgcCCTGCACTGACACCTTTGTGAAAGTCGATCTGAGGACTGTGTCCTTTGACATCCCTCCACAAGAG ATCCTGACCAAAGACTCAGTGACGGTCTCTGTGGACGGCGTGGTGTACTTCCGCATACACTGTCCAATTTCAGCGGTGGCCAATGTGAGTAACGCTCACTTATCAACGCGTCTGCTCGCTCAAACCACCCTGAGGAACGCACTCGGCACCAAAAACCTGTCAGAGCTGCTGTCTGACAGAGAGGGCATATCTCTCAGTATGCAG GAATCCCTGGATGAAGCCACTGATCCGTGGGGTATTAAAGTGGAGCGCGTGGAGATCAAGGACGTGAAGTTacctcagcagctgcagagagcCATGGCAGCTGAGGCGGAGGCCAGCCGTGAGGCCAGAGCCAAG ATCATTGCTGCAGAAGGTGAGATGAAGGCGTCCCGCGCTCTGAAAGAAGCCGCTCTGGTGATCGCCGAGGCTCCTTCTGCTCTCCAGCTGCGATACCTGCAGACGCTCAACGCCATCGCGGCAGAGAAGAACTCCACCATCATCTTCCCTCTGCCCATGGATATGCTGCAGGGTTTCATGCCGAGCAAGTGA